The Aggregicoccus sp. 17bor-14 genome window below encodes:
- a CDS encoding acyl-CoA carboxylase subunit beta, which yields MDGTPENDPLRARLQKMEQQAELGGGADRIAKQHEAGKLTARERIDLLLDPGSFQELDKFVTHRSNDFGMGGKKILGDGVVTGYGTVEGRKVFVFAQDFTVFGGSLSGAYAQKICKIMDMATRVGAPVVGLNDSGGARIQEGVESLAGYADIFLRNTLASGVVPQISLILGPCAGGAVYSPAITDFIVMVKDTSYMFITGPDVIKTVTHEEVSKEALGGALAHNQKSGVAHFAAENEQASISLTRELLSFLPSNNQEDPPVQPCDDDAFRAEELLKSIVPSNPNKPYDIKELVRAVVDHKHFFEVQEHYAKNIVVGFARMNGRPVGIVANNPAFLAGCLDIDASIKAARFVRFCDCFNIPLVTFVDVPGFLPGTDQEWGGIITHGAKLLYAFAEATVPKVTVITRKAYGGAYDVMASKHIRADINYAYPTAEIAVMGPEGAVNIIFRNELQKASDPNAERTRLVNDYREKFANPFKAAELGYIDEVIRPEETRNKVIRALEMLKDKRQTNPPRKHGNIPL from the coding sequence ATGGACGGAACCCCTGAGAACGATCCCCTTCGCGCACGGCTCCAGAAGATGGAGCAGCAGGCCGAGCTGGGCGGCGGCGCCGACCGCATCGCCAAGCAGCACGAGGCCGGCAAGCTGACCGCCCGCGAGCGCATCGACCTGCTCCTGGACCCCGGCAGCTTCCAGGAGCTGGACAAGTTCGTCACCCACCGCTCGAACGACTTCGGCATGGGCGGCAAGAAGATCCTCGGCGACGGCGTGGTCACCGGCTACGGCACGGTGGAGGGCCGCAAGGTCTTCGTCTTCGCCCAGGACTTCACCGTCTTCGGCGGCAGCCTCTCCGGCGCCTACGCGCAGAAGATCTGCAAGATCATGGACATGGCCACCCGCGTGGGCGCCCCGGTGGTGGGCCTCAACGACTCGGGCGGCGCGCGCATCCAGGAGGGCGTGGAGAGCCTCGCCGGCTACGCGGACATCTTCCTGCGCAACACGCTCGCCTCGGGCGTGGTGCCGCAGATCTCCCTCATCCTCGGCCCCTGCGCCGGCGGCGCGGTGTACTCCCCCGCCATCACCGACTTCATCGTGATGGTGAAGGACACCAGCTACATGTTCATCACCGGCCCGGACGTCATCAAGACGGTGACGCACGAGGAGGTCTCCAAGGAGGCCCTGGGCGGCGCGCTCGCGCACAACCAGAAGTCTGGCGTGGCCCACTTCGCCGCGGAGAACGAGCAAGCCAGCATCAGCCTCACCCGCGAGCTGCTCAGCTTCCTCCCGTCCAACAACCAGGAGGACCCGCCCGTCCAGCCCTGTGACGACGACGCCTTCCGCGCCGAGGAGCTGCTCAAGAGCATCGTCCCCAGCAACCCGAACAAGCCCTACGACATCAAGGAGCTGGTGCGGGCGGTGGTGGACCACAAGCACTTCTTCGAGGTGCAGGAGCACTACGCGAAGAACATCGTCGTGGGCTTCGCGCGCATGAACGGGCGGCCCGTGGGCATCGTGGCCAACAACCCGGCCTTCCTCGCCGGCTGCCTGGACATCGACGCGAGCATCAAGGCCGCCCGCTTCGTGCGCTTCTGCGACTGCTTCAACATCCCGCTCGTCACCTTCGTGGACGTGCCCGGCTTCCTGCCCGGCACCGACCAGGAGTGGGGCGGCATCATCACCCACGGCGCCAAGCTGCTCTACGCCTTCGCCGAGGCCACCGTGCCCAAGGTCACCGTCATCACCCGCAAGGCGTACGGCGGCGCGTACGACGTCATGGCGAGCAAGCACATCCGCGCGGACATCAACTACGCCTACCCCACCGCGGAGATCGCCGTGATGGGCCCCGAGGGCGCGGTGAACATCATCTTCCGCAACGAGCTGCAGAAGGCGTCCGACCCCAACGCCGAGCGCACCAGGCTCGTGAACGACTACCGCGAGAAGTTCGCCAACCCCTTCAAGGCCGCGGAGCTCGGCTACATCGACGAGGTCATCCGCCCCGAGGAGACCCGCAACAAGGTGATCCGCGCGCTCGAGATGCTCAAGGACAAGCGCCAGACCAACCCGCCGCGCAAGCACGGCAACATCCCGCTCTAG
- a CDS encoding PilZ domain-containing protein, whose product MTEKRRHRRLSRRLSVRYGEQDLSHTAFTTDVSSGGCFVTAARLPPLGTRLHLQLQLGPERSLYFEGEVRRHKQVPAGLTAAARGGFSVRFLPPAEAMTEVLGVAPGPLLLRFASPTALAQAWTRELRVGGAFVPTQDRLARDAHVEVQVQLAWLEKSFAFEGRVVHLSPGSALGPAGVGVAFHAPERLAQVLRPFLS is encoded by the coding sequence ATGACCGAGAAGCGCAGGCACCGGCGGCTGAGCCGCCGGCTCTCCGTTCGCTACGGCGAGCAGGACCTGAGCCACACCGCCTTCACCACGGACGTGTCGAGCGGCGGCTGCTTCGTCACCGCGGCGCGCCTGCCGCCCCTGGGCACGCGGCTGCACCTGCAGCTGCAGCTCGGCCCCGAGCGCAGCCTCTACTTCGAGGGCGAGGTGCGGCGGCACAAGCAGGTGCCCGCGGGCCTCACGGCGGCCGCGCGCGGCGGCTTCAGCGTGCGCTTCCTCCCTCCGGCAGAGGCGATGACCGAGGTGCTGGGCGTGGCGCCCGGCCCCCTGCTCCTGCGCTTCGCGAGCCCCACCGCGCTCGCCCAGGCCTGGACGCGCGAGCTGCGCGTGGGGGGCGCCTTCGTGCCCACCCAGGACCGCCTCGCCCGCGACGCCCACGTGGAGGTGCAGGTGCAGCTCGCCTGGCTCGAGAAGAGCTTTGCCTTCGAGGGGCGCGTGGTGCACCTGAGCCCCGGCAGCGCCCTGGGGCCGGCCGGGGTGGGGGTGGCCTTCCACGCCCCGGAGCGGCTCGCCCAGGTGTTGCGCCCCTTCCTGAGCTAG
- a CDS encoding TonB-dependent receptor plug domain-containing protein encodes MNTHPQGWNVHLRRAALLLLVGLGPASARAAGAAQSDAAAPKAPATAAPAPAKKRAKKKPAKAPAPQAAASGEPADAEAQAPGMDETALFALDEVLLQETQVASSRPQSVALTPAVVSLVEREEILRSGARDLVDVLQLVPGFFFGVDVSNVVGVGFRGNWGHEGKVLLLVDGQEMNEGMYSTLPLGNRFPVDQIQRVEVIRGPGSALYGGNAELAVINVVTRGAEQLQGGAASFSYGQAGSGFMRRNLSLAAGHVSQSVEGLSASVSGTFGQGQRSTRTYADGYGQSFSLDGANRLDPRQLNLGVQYKQLKLRVLYEDFDTTTRDLYDRALAAPMTMGFGSLLAELRHDLPVSEQLTLTTRLNYSRQVPWQNAEPGDAMRYNKRFARYRGRVMLGYAPLEGLHLSGGVDAFVDHAALNDLDLTGFQTLFRDTGTASVQYTSVAAVAEAQLDTEVVNVVAGARLEHHSAVGSSFVPRLALTKQLGDFHAKAMFSRAFRAPGVENLNYGVDVRPEHTTALELEAGYQLREDMALVANVFDITIRDPIVYFYEEGTNVDGYRNFERSGTRGAELEYRVEGAWGRADLRYSLYTAAGKAQPSAYATDRKGSLLGLPNQRVSLSGYAKLPAGFTLAPTLHLFGPRARTDGLDAAGATQYAREPTQLLVHLFLQRQDAFVKGLDLGLGVYNLLGADFRYVQPYDGGHAPLPGQDRELMVRAGYTLPF; translated from the coding sequence GTGAACACTCATCCCCAGGGTTGGAACGTGCACCTGCGCCGCGCCGCGCTGCTGCTGCTGGTGGGCCTGGGGCCCGCGAGCGCGCGTGCGGCCGGTGCGGCCCAGAGCGACGCGGCCGCGCCGAAGGCACCTGCGACTGCAGCGCCGGCTCCGGCGAAGAAGCGCGCGAAGAAGAAGCCGGCGAAGGCGCCCGCGCCGCAGGCCGCGGCGTCCGGGGAGCCCGCGGACGCGGAGGCGCAGGCGCCGGGGATGGACGAGACGGCGCTGTTCGCGCTGGATGAAGTCCTGCTGCAGGAGACGCAGGTGGCGAGCTCCCGGCCGCAGAGCGTGGCGCTGACCCCGGCGGTGGTGAGCCTGGTGGAGCGCGAGGAGATCCTGCGCTCGGGCGCGCGCGACCTGGTGGACGTGCTGCAGCTGGTGCCCGGCTTCTTCTTCGGCGTGGACGTGAGCAACGTGGTGGGGGTGGGCTTTCGCGGCAACTGGGGCCACGAGGGCAAGGTGCTGCTCCTGGTGGACGGCCAGGAGATGAACGAGGGGATGTACTCCACGCTGCCGCTGGGCAACCGCTTCCCGGTGGATCAGATCCAGCGCGTGGAGGTCATCCGCGGCCCCGGCTCCGCGCTGTACGGCGGCAACGCCGAGCTCGCGGTGATCAACGTGGTCACCCGCGGCGCCGAGCAGCTGCAGGGCGGCGCGGCCTCCTTCAGCTACGGCCAGGCGGGCAGCGGCTTCATGCGGCGCAACCTCAGCCTCGCCGCGGGCCACGTCTCGCAGAGCGTGGAGGGCTTGAGCGCCTCCGTCTCCGGCACCTTCGGCCAGGGCCAGCGCAGCACCCGCACCTACGCGGACGGCTACGGCCAGAGCTTCTCGCTGGACGGCGCGAACCGGCTGGACCCGCGCCAGCTCAACCTCGGCGTGCAGTACAAGCAGCTGAAGCTGCGCGTGCTCTACGAGGACTTCGACACCACCACGCGCGACCTCTACGACCGGGCGCTGGCGGCGCCGATGACCATGGGCTTCGGCTCGCTGCTGGCCGAGCTGCGCCACGACCTGCCGGTCTCCGAGCAGCTCACGCTCACCACCCGCCTCAACTACAGCCGCCAGGTGCCGTGGCAGAACGCGGAGCCCGGCGACGCCATGCGCTACAACAAGCGCTTCGCGCGCTACCGCGGCCGCGTGATGCTCGGCTACGCGCCCCTCGAGGGGCTGCACCTGAGCGGCGGCGTGGACGCCTTCGTGGACCACGCGGCGCTCAACGACCTGGACCTCACCGGCTTCCAGACGCTGTTCCGCGACACGGGCACCGCGTCCGTGCAGTACACCAGCGTGGCCGCCGTGGCCGAGGCGCAGCTGGACACCGAGGTGGTGAACGTGGTGGCCGGCGCGCGCCTCGAGCACCACAGCGCCGTGGGCAGCTCCTTCGTGCCGCGGCTCGCGCTGACGAAGCAGCTGGGGGACTTCCACGCCAAGGCGATGTTCAGCCGCGCCTTCCGCGCTCCCGGCGTGGAGAACCTCAACTACGGGGTGGACGTCCGTCCCGAGCACACCACCGCCCTGGAGCTGGAGGCGGGCTACCAGCTGCGCGAGGACATGGCGCTGGTCGCCAACGTGTTCGACATCACCATCCGCGACCCCATCGTCTACTTCTACGAGGAGGGGACGAACGTGGACGGCTACCGCAACTTCGAGCGCAGCGGCACGCGCGGCGCGGAGCTGGAGTACCGCGTGGAGGGCGCGTGGGGGCGCGCGGACCTGCGCTACTCGCTGTACACGGCGGCCGGGAAGGCGCAGCCCAGCGCCTACGCCACGGACCGCAAGGGCTCGCTGCTCGGCCTGCCCAACCAGCGCGTGAGCCTCTCCGGGTACGCGAAGCTGCCCGCGGGCTTCACCCTCGCCCCCACGCTGCACCTGTTCGGCCCGCGCGCGCGCACGGACGGCCTGGATGCCGCAGGCGCCACGCAGTACGCGCGCGAGCCCACGCAGCTGCTCGTGCACCTGTTCCTGCAGCGCCAGGACGCCTTCGTGAAGGGGCTGGACCTGGGGCTCGGCGTCTACAACCTGCTGGGCGCGGACTTCCGCTACGTGCAGCCCTACGACGGCGGCCACGCCCCGCTGCCGGGCCAGGACCGCGAGCTGATGGTCCGCGCGGGCTACACGCTGCCCTTCTAG
- a CDS encoding ATP-binding protein, translating to MTPHNWISVIACVGHLTLAVLAVWRDVRSPLARPLALLSIDMFLWNFAALAHAMSGERAWRWLEASTSPLATALVLHFILTFVGQRRALRGVLYAAYAASGSIAACSALAFCGVRWAQAFAGSATWGAVHLAVLLPVSVGSALLFVRHWHVAPSPAERARTLLLLVALSVASPLAVLELCTDFGVPALRWANLGTLLSSCVMGLVALRLHLLERELERRAMVQGVAVALASVLAYLALFELLGANTALLAFGTVAVTVALLAAARLLFAPFAVHKERLEHLATLGRFSAQLAHDLKNPLAALQGATQFLQGEVERGAPLQQQQEFLGLILEQVGRVNAVVATYQRLGRVEALRAPHDLNALVRDVLALQPFAAAPGVRLEVELGEALPPVALDRDLLSGALENVVRNAFEALPGEGCVTVRTAPATPEEPEGVVLTVRDTGVGMNARVLERVFDDFFTTKAQGSGLGLAFVRRVVEAHEGRVQLTSAEGQGTTLRLHLPRAA from the coding sequence ATGACCCCCCACAACTGGATCTCCGTCATCGCGTGCGTGGGCCACCTCACGCTCGCCGTGCTCGCGGTGTGGCGCGACGTGCGCAGCCCGCTCGCGCGCCCGCTCGCGCTGCTGAGCATCGACATGTTCCTGTGGAACTTCGCGGCGCTCGCGCACGCGATGTCGGGGGAGCGCGCGTGGCGCTGGCTCGAGGCGTCCACGTCCCCGCTCGCCACGGCGCTGGTGCTGCACTTCATCCTCACCTTCGTGGGACAGCGCCGCGCGCTGCGAGGGGTGCTCTACGCGGCGTACGCGGCGAGCGGGTCCATCGCGGCGTGCTCGGCCCTGGCCTTCTGTGGCGTGCGCTGGGCGCAGGCCTTCGCGGGCTCGGCCACCTGGGGCGCGGTGCACCTGGCCGTGCTGCTGCCCGTCTCGGTGGGCAGCGCGCTGCTCTTCGTGCGGCACTGGCACGTGGCGCCGAGCCCCGCCGAGCGCGCGCGCACGCTGCTCCTGCTGGTGGCGCTCTCGGTGGCCTCGCCGCTCGCGGTGCTCGAGCTGTGCACCGACTTCGGGGTGCCCGCGCTGCGCTGGGCGAACCTGGGCACGCTCCTGAGCTCGTGCGTGATGGGACTGGTGGCGCTGCGGCTGCACCTGCTGGAGCGCGAGCTGGAGCGCCGGGCCATGGTGCAGGGCGTGGCGGTGGCGCTGGCGAGCGTGCTCGCCTACCTCGCGCTCTTCGAGCTGCTGGGGGCGAACACCGCGCTGCTGGCCTTCGGCACCGTCGCCGTGACGGTGGCGCTGCTCGCCGCGGCCCGCCTCCTCTTCGCCCCCTTCGCCGTGCACAAGGAGCGCCTGGAGCACCTGGCCACCCTGGGCCGCTTCTCCGCGCAGCTCGCCCACGACCTGAAGAACCCGCTCGCGGCGCTGCAGGGGGCGACCCAGTTCCTGCAGGGGGAGGTGGAGCGGGGGGCGCCGCTGCAGCAGCAGCAGGAGTTCCTCGGCCTCATCCTCGAGCAGGTGGGGCGGGTGAACGCCGTGGTGGCCACCTACCAGCGGCTGGGCCGGGTGGAGGCGCTGCGCGCGCCCCACGACCTGAACGCGCTGGTGCGCGACGTGCTCGCGCTGCAGCCCTTCGCGGCGGCCCCCGGCGTGCGGCTCGAGGTGGAGCTGGGCGAGGCCCTGCCGCCGGTGGCGCTGGACCGTGACCTGCTCTCCGGCGCGCTGGAGAACGTGGTGCGCAACGCCTTCGAGGCCCTGCCGGGCGAGGGCTGCGTCACCGTGCGCACGGCGCCCGCCACCCCCGAGGAGCCCGAGGGGGTGGTGCTCACCGTGCGCGACACCGGCGTGGGGATGAACGCGCGGGTGCTCGAGCGCGTCTTCGACGACTTCTTCACCACCAAGGCGCAGGGCAGCGGGCTGGGGCTCGCGTTCGTGCGCCGGGTGGTGGAGGCGCACGAGGGCCGCGTGCAGCTGACCAGCGCGGAAGGGCAGGGCACCACCCTGCGCCTGCACCTGCCGCGCGCGGCCTGA
- a CDS encoding sigma-54 dependent transcriptional regulator, whose translation MSSSPALSGTVLVVDDDVAVGKVLGALLTQAGLRVHLTTSGAQALQVLARQPIDVVVSDVRMPGMDGLQLLAEVQRSAPELPVLLLTAHGTVPLAVEAMRAGAADFVLKPFDRDELLFSVRKALARAEAAARAPEPARAGAFVSRSPAMADVQALLARAASSQATVLLRGESGTGKELAAQAVHEGSARRAGPLVKLHCAALPESLLESELFGHEKGAFTGAVQRKPGRVELAHGGTLFLDEIGELPPSVQVKLLRVLQERTFERLGGTQTQTVDVRFVAATHRPLEEMVKRGEFREDLFYRLNVVPVWLPPLRERPEDIAPLAAHFLTLHAKANARPPFTLTPDALALLEAQPWPGNVRQLQNFVERLVVLSDGPTLTAADLTRELSRQPGVAQPPAPRSPAEPGSSSLDAQRRETERAALEDALKRAGNNRTLAARLLGVSRRTLYNKLEEHGLGERG comes from the coding sequence ATGTCCTCCTCTCCCGCTCTCTCTGGCACCGTGCTCGTGGTGGACGACGACGTCGCCGTGGGCAAGGTGCTCGGCGCCCTGCTCACGCAGGCGGGCCTGCGCGTGCACCTGACCACCAGCGGCGCACAGGCGCTGCAGGTGCTCGCGCGCCAGCCCATCGACGTGGTGGTGAGCGACGTGCGCATGCCCGGGATGGACGGCCTGCAGCTGCTCGCCGAGGTGCAGCGCAGCGCGCCCGAGCTGCCGGTGCTGCTGCTCACCGCGCACGGCACGGTGCCGCTCGCGGTGGAGGCGATGCGCGCGGGCGCCGCGGACTTCGTGCTCAAGCCCTTCGACCGCGACGAGCTGCTCTTCAGCGTGCGCAAGGCGCTCGCCCGCGCGGAAGCCGCCGCCCGCGCTCCCGAGCCCGCGCGGGCAGGGGCCTTCGTCAGCCGCAGCCCGGCCATGGCCGATGTGCAGGCGCTGCTCGCGCGCGCCGCCTCGAGCCAGGCCACGGTGCTGCTGCGCGGCGAGAGCGGCACGGGCAAGGAGCTCGCCGCCCAGGCGGTGCACGAGGGCAGCGCGCGCCGCGCCGGTCCCCTGGTGAAGCTGCACTGCGCGGCGCTGCCGGAGAGCCTTCTGGAGAGCGAGCTGTTCGGCCACGAGAAGGGCGCCTTCACGGGCGCGGTGCAGCGCAAGCCGGGCCGCGTGGAGCTCGCGCACGGCGGCACGCTGTTCCTGGACGAGATCGGCGAGCTGCCCCCCAGCGTGCAGGTGAAGCTGCTGCGGGTGCTGCAGGAGCGCACCTTCGAGCGCCTCGGCGGCACGCAGACCCAGACCGTGGACGTGCGCTTCGTGGCGGCGACCCACCGGCCGCTCGAGGAGATGGTGAAGCGCGGCGAGTTCCGCGAGGACCTCTTCTACCGCCTCAACGTGGTGCCCGTGTGGCTGCCGCCCCTGCGCGAGCGCCCCGAGGACATCGCGCCGCTCGCCGCGCACTTCCTCACGCTGCACGCGAAGGCCAACGCACGGCCCCCCTTCACCCTCACGCCGGATGCGCTCGCGCTCCTCGAGGCGCAGCCCTGGCCCGGCAACGTGCGCCAGCTGCAGAACTTCGTCGAGCGCCTGGTGGTGCTCTCGGACGGTCCCACCCTCACCGCGGCGGACCTCACGCGCGAGCTCTCGCGCCAGCCCGGCGTCGCGCAGCCGCCCGCGCCGAGGTCCCCTGCCGAGCCCGGCAGCAGCAGCCTGGACGCCCAGCGGCGCGAGACGGAGCGCGCGGCGCTCGAGGATGCGCTCAAGCGCGCGGGAAACAACCGCACCCTCGCGGCGCGCCTGCTCGGCGTGAGCCGGCGCACCCTCTACAACAAGCTCGAGGAGCACGGGCTGGGCGAGCGCGGCTGA
- a CDS encoding FrgA protein, whose translation MPARLAQTLVARGLLPAERAEEAVRRQAAEGGALDTVLLELGVVERGLMDEAGLLQALGEASGYRPVNLADFEPNPDVASFIPPKIAERLCVVPLSLDGNTLHVACGYPVPRKELDEVGFLLGKPLELWVALEVRVREWISLIYKQPFLPRHARLLAALDPLRAAEAPPLPAPQRTASSPAVPQPSAPSPAARAPEPAAPRPAPEPRAPAAPAPRAASTPEAPRAGATPPGRAPVEERTLEEDLTRDMVERIARQVMEEPIPLEVRKSPRTEAAAPRPTPPPAPAPASPPAPAAVAPPAATPPPPAPDAIPPPAFVRAPLRLNAPAPQQPPAPSAPPAPTAEPIPPPAFVREPLRLNAPRAPEPARPPVAAPRPADPQFLVFSDPAPAAPAPAAPPAAAAPPRAATSAAASSSAGSAPGSAPGSADVPDWTLAQARAALKDASRDRGRLIDTALRYGRRTFEYVAAFAVIRGAAVGWEARGEGADALALSQVSVPLDAASVFRTVAVTRGSYAGPLPPDALSRHYLELFGRVSPRTVCLYPVEVRGRLVCVLYGDAGSKPVSQRRLSDFTLFCQELGAAFQELILHRKQRLGEVRAHALNVPEDATPSAPVATPALFAGLGWGPTGAGSGSGMGRAASLSPRIQSESERPPPDFSPLLARLVGPDAAQRSRAMAELARTPEASAKVLAGSFPGPTAWSRLPVLELPHADELGPIPGALSRLGRPAALALAPLLDANDADARYLALLTAGSLPFAELVPGVLRGLFDLEPDISSAARVAATALKRLPRFDAAMKDLRQELAARDPLRRSLAARALGSLHDRESIEGLINLTGSDDEMCAQAAAEALREVTRATFGLQPRQWTAWWAENRTRRRADWLVAALRHRELDVRLAAFEELSRALNDSLGYLADGSEPEREAAVRRWEAALQDPQRARRLAVL comes from the coding sequence GAGGGCGGCGCGCTGGACACCGTGCTGCTGGAGCTGGGCGTGGTGGAGCGCGGCCTCATGGACGAGGCCGGGCTGCTGCAGGCGCTCGGTGAGGCCTCCGGCTACCGGCCGGTGAACCTGGCGGACTTCGAGCCGAACCCGGACGTCGCCTCCTTCATCCCGCCGAAGATCGCCGAGCGGCTGTGCGTGGTGCCCCTCTCGCTCGACGGGAACACGCTGCACGTCGCGTGCGGCTACCCGGTGCCCCGCAAGGAGCTCGACGAGGTGGGCTTCCTGCTCGGCAAGCCCCTCGAGCTGTGGGTGGCGCTCGAGGTGCGGGTGCGCGAGTGGATCTCGCTCATCTACAAGCAGCCCTTCCTCCCGCGCCACGCGCGCCTCCTCGCCGCGCTGGACCCGCTGCGCGCCGCCGAGGCGCCGCCCCTGCCCGCGCCGCAGCGCACCGCCTCGTCTCCGGCCGTGCCGCAGCCCAGCGCCCCGTCCCCTGCCGCGCGCGCGCCGGAGCCCGCGGCGCCGCGTCCGGCCCCGGAGCCTCGCGCTCCTGCCGCCCCCGCGCCCCGCGCCGCCTCCACGCCCGAGGCCCCGCGCGCCGGCGCCACCCCGCCCGGAAGGGCGCCCGTCGAGGAGCGCACGCTGGAGGAGGACCTCACCCGCGACATGGTGGAGCGCATCGCCCGCCAGGTGATGGAGGAGCCCATCCCGCTCGAGGTGCGCAAGAGCCCGCGCACCGAGGCGGCCGCGCCCCGCCCCACCCCGCCTCCGGCTCCCGCCCCTGCATCGCCGCCCGCGCCCGCTGCCGTCGCTCCGCCTGCCGCGACGCCGCCGCCCCCCGCGCCGGACGCCATCCCCCCACCCGCGTTCGTGCGCGCGCCCCTGCGCCTCAACGCGCCGGCGCCGCAGCAGCCGCCCGCGCCCTCGGCGCCGCCTGCGCCCACTGCAGAGCCCATCCCGCCGCCCGCCTTCGTGCGCGAGCCGCTGCGCCTCAACGCCCCCCGGGCCCCCGAGCCCGCGCGCCCGCCCGTCGCCGCGCCGCGCCCGGCGGACCCCCAGTTCCTCGTCTTCAGTGACCCTGCGCCCGCGGCCCCCGCGCCCGCCGCGCCTCCCGCGGCCGCTGCGCCCCCGCGCGCAGCGACGAGCGCGGCAGCGAGCTCCAGCGCGGGCTCCGCCCCGGGCTCGGCCCCGGGCTCGGCCGACGTGCCGGACTGGACGCTGGCCCAGGCGCGCGCGGCGCTGAAGGACGCCTCGCGCGACCGCGGCCGGCTCATCGACACGGCGCTGCGCTACGGGCGCCGCACCTTCGAGTACGTGGCGGCCTTCGCCGTCATCCGCGGCGCGGCCGTGGGCTGGGAGGCGCGCGGCGAGGGCGCCGACGCGCTCGCGCTCTCGCAGGTCTCGGTGCCGCTGGATGCGGCGAGCGTGTTCCGCACGGTGGCCGTCACCCGCGGCAGCTACGCAGGTCCCCTGCCTCCGGACGCGCTCAGCCGCCACTACCTGGAGCTGTTCGGGCGCGTGTCCCCGCGCACCGTGTGCCTCTACCCGGTGGAGGTGCGCGGCCGGCTGGTGTGCGTGCTGTACGGCGACGCCGGCAGCAAGCCGGTGAGCCAGCGGCGCCTGAGCGACTTCACGCTCTTCTGCCAGGAGCTGGGCGCGGCCTTCCAGGAGCTCATCCTGCACCGCAAGCAGCGCCTCGGAGAGGTGCGCGCGCACGCGCTCAACGTCCCCGAGGACGCGACGCCCTCCGCGCCCGTGGCCACGCCCGCGCTCTTCGCCGGGCTGGGCTGGGGCCCCACGGGCGCCGGCAGCGGCAGCGGCATGGGGCGCGCCGCGTCGCTGAGCCCGCGCATCCAGTCCGAGAGCGAGCGCCCCCCGCCCGACTTCAGCCCCCTGCTCGCGCGCCTCGTCGGCCCGGATGCGGCCCAGCGCTCGCGCGCGATGGCGGAGCTCGCGCGCACGCCCGAGGCGAGCGCGAAGGTGCTCGCCGGGAGCTTCCCCGGCCCCACCGCGTGGAGCCGCCTGCCGGTGCTCGAGCTGCCGCACGCGGACGAGCTGGGCCCCATCCCCGGCGCCCTCAGCCGGCTCGGCCGCCCCGCCGCGCTCGCGCTCGCGCCGCTGCTGGACGCGAACGACGCGGACGCGCGCTACCTCGCGCTGCTCACCGCGGGCAGCCTGCCCTTCGCCGAGCTGGTGCCCGGCGTGCTGCGCGGCCTCTTCGACCTCGAGCCGGACATCTCCAGCGCCGCGCGCGTGGCGGCCACGGCGCTCAAGCGCCTGCCCCGCTTCGACGCGGCGATGAAGGACCTGCGCCAGGAGCTCGCCGCGCGGGACCCCTTGCGCCGCAGCCTCGCCGCGCGCGCGCTCGGATCGCTGCACGACCGCGAGTCCATCGAGGGGCTCATCAACCTCACCGGCAGCGACGACGAGATGTGCGCGCAGGCCGCCGCCGAGGCGCTGCGCGAGGTGACGCGCGCCACCTTCGGCCTGCAGCCGCGCCAGTGGACGGCGTGGTGGGCGGAGAACCGCACGCGCCGCCGCGCCGACTGGCTCGTGGCCGCGCTGCGCCACCGCGAGCTGGACGTGCGCCTCGCCGCCTTCGAGGAGCTGAGCCGGGCGCTCAACGACTCGCTGGGCTACCTCGCGGACGGCTCCGAGCCCGAGCGCGAGGCCGCGGTGCGCCGCTGGGAGGCCGCGCTGCAGGACCCGCAGCGCGCCCGCCGGCTCGCCGTCCTCTAG